One Candidatus Delongbacteria bacterium genomic window, CTTCTTGTCTATAGTGAAATCTTCAGAACTGCTATCAAAAATAATGATTACTCTCATTTCGAAAATGTGGCAGAATATTCAAGAAGGATAAAAAGCGATTTTAGTGAAATAGACAAAGATTATTTTATCAAATACAATATAGATACTATTAAAACATTTTATCTGTCCCCAAATTCTGATTGTTTTGAAGTAGAGTGTACCCAAGTATATGACCAATTTCTAGAAACTCTAGATGAGAAAATTGAAAAATTACCGTTTTACTATTCTAGTTATAACAAGAATTGTTCCTATTGCCCACATAAAAATGTTTGTCCTACATCTGACAATAAAATACAGATAGATAAATTTCCCTGTAATGAAGAGAAAAGAGAGTTCAACTTACCATACTATTATGAAATACCTAAAGCGAATAAAAAACAAAAGAAGATTATACAATTTGAAGGGGAGAAAAAAAGAGCCTTGGAGATTTTTGACAGGGATATAGTCATTTCTGCTGGAGCAGGAGCTGGTAAAACAGAAGTATTGTCTGCTAAATATTTGAGACTTTTAATAGATAGGAATCTCTCTCTAGATGAAATTGTCTGTATTACTTTTACCAATAAAGCCGTAGGAGAAATGAAGAAAAGGATTTATGAAAAACTGACAGATTTATCTTCAATTTGTGCAGAATTTTCCTTACCTAAGGGATCTGATTTTAATGACTACAAATTGGATGCTTCAACCATAAATCAAATTAAAAATCAATTGGTGAATTTTCATGATCGAAACAATATCTTTACATTTCACTCTTTTTGTAAAAAAATTCTTGATGAATACTCTTCATATACGATAACTGATTCAGGTTATGATCTTGATTCAAAACTTATTGAATCATCAATTCTATTTCCGGAGTTGTTAAAAATAACAAAAAGAGTTATTGCTAAAAGGTCTGTTTTTCTGAATATACAAGAGAAAGGAATATTTGACCTCTATTTTGAATACGTTGGTGGAGGAAAAGATGCTGATGGAAAATTGTATCACTCTATTTTGGATATTTTAAACAAACTGGAACAGAGTGATAATTTCAATTTTAATGTGGATTATGATGATTTGAAAGAATATTCATTGCCTCTTATTGAAGAGCTTTCCAAAGACTACTATTCACTGAAAAAAGAGATAATTGATCTTGCTACATATCTGAAACCAAACGCCAAGAAAACCAGCGATGTAGATTCTTATTCAAAAATATTGAACAATATCGAGCAAGATAAAAAGATTGATTCATTAAGAACAAGAAAGAATGATGAGGAACATTCCCGTTTGGCTAACCTCATCAGTGAGTTGAAAAATACTAAATTTTATCTGCTTTTTGTCAAGACCGAGACTGAAGATCTTGATGATGAAAATGCAACTTTTTTGTATAGTGCTTTGAATAAAATCTTGAAAAATACTTCTCTCGAAATAAAAAAATATAAAAAAGAAAACAATATTCTTGAACAACATGATTTGCACATTAATATGTTAAATCTCTTGGAAAATGAATCTGTTCTGGAAAAAATTAAATCTCGATACAGATATTTTATGATTGATGAGTTTCAGGATACAAACTGGTTATCTAAAAGGATTGTTGATACTCTCACTGATAGTAATACTAAAAAATTTATTGTTGGTGATTTAAAACAGTCTATTTACAGTTTTCAGCAATGTGATAACAATATATTCAAAATTTATATGAATGATGAACAGACTGAATATTTAAAATTTACAGAGAATTTTAGATCAGCACCTGCCATTATCAATTTCAATAATTACTATTTTTCGGAAAACAGTTTCCCTGCATATAATATTTTTCTATCAACTTCTAAAACCGACCCTGAATATGCAGTATCTCCATATAGTAATCCTTGTAATTCAATTATTGAGTTTTCTGAGTTTTATTACAGTAAACAAGATTATGAAACTCTAAGTACAGAAGAGCTCAATAGAATTACAAAATTGAAAGAAGCAGAATATATTGCAAACCTCATTAAAAATGATGGTAATTATGGGAAGTGGGGTATTCTTGTAAGAAAATATACTAACGTGGATATGATAATAAACGCTCTCAATGATTTAGCAATTCCTTGTGCATATGTTAAGAAAAAAGATCTGTTTTATCTTCGTGAAGTTCAAGACTTTTTATCTGTTTTACACGTTGTAACAGGTAGAAAAAGATATTTATCTCTAGGTTATCTCACTAATTGGATTGAAGAGAAAGATTTAGTTGGATTATCCTTCAACACTATACCTGAAGCAGTATCATTTATACTAAACTTAGAAAGTTTTAAAATCTATTTGAATTCACGATACAGTACGATTTCACTACGAAATGTATATGAGAACATCAGGGAGTATTTTACAAATTTATGGTTTGAATATGATTCAATTTCAACTTTTTTTGATGAGTTAAACAAAATTATCGGAAAAAATCTTGAAGGAATTGAGTGGGATGTGAGTGATAGTGTAAAAATTATGACGGTTCACAGTTCAAAAGGTTTGGAATTTGATAATCTGATAATTGCAAATATAAGTGATCGATCGATGAGTGACAGGACTAAATTTAACTTTATGAATATCCCTGAGAGTAATCCTAGAAAAACTTTTTTTATACCCAAAAATAAAAAAGATGTTGATGGTAATAATTCCGTTTATAAAATCTTTTTTTCTCCTTTGTATGAGCAAAATAATAGTGATAGAGAAGACGAAGAACTAGCCAATCTTCTTTATGTGGCTTTTACGAGAGCTAAGAATAATCTGTATGTAACCTTGCCAACAGGATCACTTCCCAAAACAGAAAATAATGGTTCTGAATGGAGAAAAAACATTGTTCATAACATATTTAGATCAAACAATATTGAATATGAATCAAATACTAAATGCAAAATGAGTTTTAATAATTATGAGTTTGAAGTATTAGTAAACAGAATCGAAATATCAAGTTTCTCATCTGATAATCCCAAGGAAAAGAGTATTGAAATTTTCTCAGAAATGAAACTTAATGGTAATTATCCAAGACCAGATAACCTTTCGGTAACTTCTGTTCTTTCAGGAAAGAGTAGTTCAGAAGAAACTGATTTCATTAAGATAGGGAACTATTTCCATCAATTTATGGAAGAGATTGTTACTTATAAAGAATTTTATAATTATTCCACATATCTTGATAATTTTCTTTTTGAAAATCGAATAGATAAAAAATACCATAGTACTTTGACCAAATTTGCCAAAAACAGCTTCGAGAACAAACTATTTTCTAACATGGTTAGCAATGGTAAAGATTTTTTATGTGAAATGAATCTTTTGACTGTAATTGATGAAAATCCTGTTCAAGGTTATGCTGATCTAGTAATATTTTGTTCTAATGAGATTTGGGTTATTGATTATAAAACAAAAATGAAGTTTGAAACAAATGATGATCAAATGGATAAATATAGAAAACAATTGAAAGCTTACTCAGATTCTTTACAATTCATCTATAAAGATTATGTCGTAAAATCAGGAGTTTTTATAATAACAAAAGATAAGGCTGAACTTTTAATCTTAGAGGATACTCTTTTTTAAGAATCCACTAGAGAGAGAAAGCTTATTCTTTTAACGAAATGAAAAAATCGTATATTGGTTTCAATACAAGCAAACTATCTTTTATGTATTCAGAAATGTCTCTTGAAAGCAAGGTTTCATCATTTTCTTTTGTACTTATAAAGTAAAGCTCTTTTCTCTGATACCATTGATTTAGTTCTTCAGAATGATCATTATTTAACGCACGTTTATATTTATCCCCTGCTATTGTGAAAATATTTTGCTTACAATACAATTCATGAATTTTCAAAAACATTCTATCTTTATCATCTATTTTTCGCCTTATGATATCCATAAATGATTTTGGAATTTTATAGAAACCCATTCCCATTGTAAAGTTTTCAGGTGTTAATTCAATAAAGTAAGTTGGTTCCACTTTCCAATCTGGATAAATCCTTTTATATGCCAGCCAGACATTGGATCGATAGGGACTTTTATCGACTGAAAATCTTACATCACGATAAATTCGAGAGATAATTTTCTTTGGATTCATGTCAAAATTTTCATCAATTTTGAGCATAAATTGTTTTAAATCGTCCATTAATTCATAAAAGGGTTTTTCAACAAATTGTTTATAATCTTCTTTGTGGTCATGAAACCACTCCTTATTGTTGTTTAACTCTAACATCTTAAGGAAAATGAAGGTCTCTTTTACAAATCCATTAAACATGATATTTCCTTTCCAGTTATCTTCCAATATCGATATCCATATTAAAAAAGAACCTGCATGAATGTTTTAATAGCTTTGACAACTGCATCAATGAACATATCACGCACTATACTGTTTTGTCTTAAATATATTGGCAATTCAATATGTATTCCAATCCATTTTTCATTTTGAATAGTAAGTGTTTCCGGAGCTGTAAAATAGATTTTATCCAACTTTCCGCATATAGTTATCTTATCTAACTCATCATTTTTTTTCATTTCATCAAAAAGAATCTGTGAAAAATGTTCCGAATGCTGAGTTTTTCTCTGTGAAGCTATCTCAATTTCATAAATATTATTTTTTGATCCATGTCCGTGAATTTCAACTAGTAATGAAGGCTTCAAATTATCTATTATATTATAATAATCTGATGTTTCATACTTGTTTGGATCTATGAAGTAATTTTTGCAAATTAGTAAACCGCATTCTAATTTGTCTGCAATTAGTTCTGCAACTTTCCCAGTATATTTATCACCTGGTCTTTCATAGTTAAATCCAATTTTTTCATTTCTGGATTCACAATGATGAGGTGCTGCAATTAGAATATTTCGATGCTTTCCTTTTCGATATTTTAACTCAATATCGTACATTTGCCCTCCGATCTGATAAGAAATCAAAATACAAAATAATTTTAATAATTCATATTTACAATATGAAATAAGTTAGCTCCCATTAGAAATAATTTACAGGAGATGATCCACTTCCATAATACAAACACTTAGCATTAGTTATATTGGAAAGTCTTTTATATATACGATCTACTTACTTTCATAACTATAACAATTTACAATATAGGATTTAAAAGAAATTTTATCAGATAAATTATTGGCAAGTGATATGTACTGACGTTGTCATTTTGGAAAACACAAAGTGCTTTTTTGGAACACATATTGTACAATATGTGTTTTTTTAAAACTAGAAAGACATAACGACAAATCAAGTAGATAGAATTTTTTCCCTTCAGGATAGCTTAAATATCTTTTACTTGATTATTTAATAGCAATATATTACGTTATGTTGTTGATTATCTTAACTTGAAATTCATAATCTTCTGTAAATTATAGGTGGGTTTACATGATTGGGCAAATTAGGATTATAATAGTTTTGATTTTTTCAATTTTTATAAGACTTTCAGCTGTTGAACTTTCGAAAAATGATGTAGAAATGATAATGGTTGAGTTGCAATCAATTTTGAGAACTACAGGATTATCTAGTATGCAAAAAAAATCAATTGAGTTAAAAATTTCTAATGTTAAGCGAATCTTAATAAATAATACTAAACTTCCTGAATTTTCAAGAAGCTTTTCAGAAGCAGAAATAGATACTATTATTCAAAAAATAGAACAAAAGCATTTATTCAAAGAGAAAATAGAGTATTTAAGAAGATTAACCTATAACTCATACTTCTATATGAAGCAGATCCACAGAATTATAAGCTTGTTTCATTTTCCTAATGACAAAAAGAATGTCGCTCGATTGTTAATCCCAAAAGTTATTGATCCTGAAAACGTCGAAGTTCTTTACAATATATTTTGGACACAATCAGATAAAGAGTTTATAAACAAAATGTTACCTGTTTTTGATGGTAATCTAAAATTTTAACTACAGGAGACTCTATGAAACAAGC contains:
- a CDS encoding UvrD-helicase domain-containing protein encodes the protein MDYFFRKIYDITLKSLYDSKTKIVILLPDQNITNLFKTKYIEWLYKEKISHFTIPDIQTIFTFAKKINRIKTGDIIRIEDFIQILKNSDLLPSYLLKDNILSYFFELCDLSFQNKNSINQKIGELDLQDSVDEIIDYIKSFNFKFRSSLFDNLNKGDSSCHKIIIPFTLRENSVERNFLESFELIKLYEEKSIFNKNEISDLYFGNTSKFVNNEKIKISTFDNANDYILAIINLIDTLSNTYSLNDISIICSKLTKVTITSELFSRKIPCRSSLEIIKPSIGNTLLNFTLAVLNNDTTKLYEIINIDLEEIIEKYDFDSIRLNSQFSILDLIKNIEKKKLPDDAKLLPLLKMCPQNNSTISVDKFIASFSSLFQKIEKLLGIDSEINFYTFKDNLSLIFPDKTKITDILKYLTSINSSKKILYTDSLGVSIYSTDEFILPSKIMILMDQTEGTFLTKTNYNKLLGENTYNQLIEKIRGTNDRDWQILNLKECLSYEDCEKYYFMIPLVNSNSQTYRGVENIISSFGEKELECVVLNTDIKFKHRFPYSISELNQTPFYYHQKLGYSEHRNANENFYIINEDYKITEKISSVSKLEKFLSCPYSFIYDAISESDKIEDNEIYDKGNRFHELIQHFLNCYSGKKLLDEDYIRYVSYFLNSNNNPDPKKIGFIASKLVEYYLGKEIDEEFIFFKELFLNEEFISIFPKFYKLSGDHIEDSDLKKEIYNIFKFLIRLLIWMGKTPIEVTQTFKTEVVFNDFYINDKIKIKSGYIDFIYIDNDNCIRIIDLKSGSIKSYSEEMDKYNNIQLLVYSEIFRTAIKNNDYSHFENVAEYSRRIKSDFSEIDKDYFIKYNIDTIKTFYLSPNSDCFEVECTQVYDQFLETLDEKIEKLPFYYSSYNKNCSYCPHKNVCPTSDNKIQIDKFPCNEEKREFNLPYYYEIPKANKKQKKIIQFEGEKKRALEIFDRDIVISAGAGAGKTEVLSAKYLRLLIDRNLSLDEIVCITFTNKAVGEMKKRIYEKLTDLSSICAEFSLPKGSDFNDYKLDASTINQIKNQLVNFHDRNNIFTFHSFCKKILDEYSSYTITDSGYDLDSKLIESSILFPELLKITKRVIAKRSVFLNIQEKGIFDLYFEYVGGGKDADGKLYHSILDILNKLEQSDNFNFNVDYDDLKEYSLPLIEELSKDYYSLKKEIIDLATYLKPNAKKTSDVDSYSKILNNIEQDKKIDSLRTRKNDEEHSRLANLISELKNTKFYLLFVKTETEDLDDENATFLYSALNKILKNTSLEIKKYKKENNILEQHDLHINMLNLLENESVLEKIKSRYRYFMIDEFQDTNWLSKRIVDTLTDSNTKKFIVGDLKQSIYSFQQCDNNIFKIYMNDEQTEYLKFTENFRSAPAIINFNNYYFSENSFPAYNIFLSTSKTDPEYAVSPYSNPCNSIIEFSEFYYSKQDYETLSTEELNRITKLKEAEYIANLIKNDGNYGKWGILVRKYTNVDMIINALNDLAIPCAYVKKKDLFYLREVQDFLSVLHVVTGRKRYLSLGYLTNWIEEKDLVGLSFNTIPEAVSFILNLESFKIYLNSRYSTISLRNVYENIREYFTNLWFEYDSISTFFDELNKIIGKNLEGIEWDVSDSVKIMTVHSSKGLEFDNLIIANISDRSMSDRTKFNFMNIPESNPRKTFFIPKNKKDVDGNNSVYKIFFSPLYEQNNSDREDEELANLLYVAFTRAKNNLYVTLPTGSLPKTENNGSEWRKNIVHNIFRSNNIEYESNTKCKMSFNNYEFEVLVNRIEISSFSSDNPKEKSIEIFSEMKLNGNYPRPDNLSVTSVLSGKSSSEETDFIKIGNYFHQFMEEIVTYKEFYNYSTYLDNFLFENRIDKKYHSTLTKFAKNSFENKLFSNMVSNGKDFLCEMNLLTVIDENPVQGYADLVIFCSNEIWVIDYKTKMKFETNDDQMDKYRKQLKAYSDSLQFIYKDYVVKSGVFIITKDKAELLILEDTLF
- a CDS encoding DUF2461 domain-containing protein — encoded protein: MEDNWKGNIMFNGFVKETFIFLKMLELNNNKEWFHDHKEDYKQFVEKPFYELMDDLKQFMLKIDENFDMNPKKIISRIYRDVRFSVDKSPYRSNVWLAYKRIYPDWKVEPTYFIELTPENFTMGMGFYKIPKSFMDIIRRKIDDKDRMFLKIHELYCKQNIFTIAGDKYKRALNNDHSEELNQWYQRKELYFISTKENDETLLSRDISEYIKDSLLVLKPIYDFFISLKE
- a CDS encoding DUF4476 domain-containing protein, which produces MIGQIRIIIVLIFSIFIRLSAVELSKNDVEMIMVELQSILRTTGLSSMQKKSIELKISNVKRILINNTKLPEFSRSFSEAEIDTIIQKIEQKHLFKEKIEYLRRLTYNSYFYMKQIHRIISLFHFPNDKKNVARLLIPKVIDPENVEVLYNIFWTQSDKEFINKMLPVFDGNLKF